Part of the Corynebacterium efficiens YS-314 genome is shown below.
AAGCATGTCTGAGAGAATCGCAAGCGCAGAATTCCGATCGAAGGTAATGTCCGCCGAGGAAGCCGCCCAGTTCGTCAACAACGGCGACACCGTGGGCATGTCCGGATTCACCGGCGCGGCCTACCCGAAGGCGCTGCCCACTGCCATCGCCAACCGCGCCAAGGAGGCACACTCCAAGGGTGATGAGTACGCCATCAACCTCCTGACCGGTGCCTCCACCGCACCGGACTGTGATGGTGTCCTGGCAGAGGCGGATGCGATCAACTACCGCATGCCGTACCAGTCCGATCCCGAGATGCGCAACAAGATCAACGCCGGCGCCATGAAGTACCAGGACATCCACCTGTCCCACTCGGGCCTGCAGGTGGAGCAGGGTTTCTTCGGTCATCTGGATGTCGCCATCGTCGAGGTCTGCCGCATCACCGAGGACGGCCACCTCGTGCCATCCTCCGGTGTGGGCAACAACGTGGAGTACCTGGAGTCCGCCCACAAGATCATCATCGAGGTCAACTCCTGGCAGTCCCTGGAGCTTGAGGGCATGGCCGATATCTACCGCGTCCCCCACCTGCCCAACCGCACCCCCATCCCGATCAACAACGTCAATGACCGCATCGGTGAGACCTTCATCCGCATCGATACCAACAAGGTCGTCGCCGTCGTTGAGACCGATTCCCCCGACCGCAACAGCCCCTTCAAGCCGTTCGACGAGACCTCCAAGCAGATCGCCGGCAATTTCCTCGACTTCCTCGAGGGGGAGGTCCGCGCCGGCCGCCTCACCTACGACGGTTACATCATGCAGTCCGGTGTGGGTAACGTCCCCAACGCCGTGATGGCCGGTCTGCTCGACTCGAAGTTCGAGAACATCAAGGCCTACACCGAGGTGGTCCAGGATGGCATGCTCGACCTCATCGATGCCGGCAAGATGACCCAGGCCTCCGCCACCTCCTTCGCGCTGTCCCCGGAGTACGCGGAGAAGATGAACCGTGAGGCCAGCACCTACCGCAAGAGCCTGGTGCTGCGCCCACTGCAGATCTCCAACAGCCCCGAGGTCATCCGCCGCATGGGTCTGATCGCCTCCAACGGCATGATCGAGGCCGATATCTACGGTAACGTCAACTCCACCCACGTGGCCGGTACCCGCATCATGAACGGCATCGGCGGTTCCGGTGACTTCACCCGTAACGCGTTCGTGTCCTCCTTCATCTCCCCGTCGGTGGCCAAGGGGGATGCGATCTCCGCGGTCGTTCCGTTCGCCTCCCACATTGACCACACCGAGCACGATGCCATGGTGGTCATCACCGAATATGGTTACGCCGACCTGCGTGGACTGGCCCCACGTGAGCGTGCGCCGAAGATGATCTCCATCGCGCACCCGGATTACCGTCCGCTGCTGGAGGAGTACTTCGAGCGTGCCCAGCAGAACAAGCACCAGCACACCCCGCACAACCTGCGCGATGCGCTGAGCTTCCACATCAACCTGGATGAGACCGGTTCGATGAAGGGCAACGCCTAAGCGCCACCACGCTTGTCGACGCCCGACCACCCCCCGTTCCCCGGCCCCTGCGCCGGGGGCGGGGGTGGTCCTCTTCCCGGGGTGGGGGAAATGACAGATTTGTCATTCGGGGCCTGGTGTGAGTGATATCGGTAACCGGGTGGGGGCCTTGGTGAATTGCCCGTACTTTCCGCAGATAGGGCTTATATTTCGAGCTTGTATTCCAGGTGACAATGTGGTTAACTAGTCGAGTTGCCTTAACAGGGCGCGTATCGCCATGCGCATCCACCTGCACAGATGGATGCCCGTGAGTATGAGCGTGACGCTGGTTCGGCAAACATGACACCTTCATTGGAGTCGAGGAGCATCCGGTCCGTCCGGGTGTGATTCAACTGCAGGAGGTCCCCTGAAGCCGGGTTTGCACCGGTGACGGCGGAACCGGAGAAGGGGCATGGCAAATAAACAGCGGCAGTTACGTTAGGGCCACGCGATACATTTCACGGTCCCTTCCGATTTCCTGACCACGACACCCGCGGTGCGTGCAAGGTCATCCGTGGCGCGTTTGTTTGTACAGCGCCCGTGATCCATGTCAGACACATTGACAGTCAGGTTAAACACTGGCGTTGCGCCCGAGCCCCAAGCCCGGACAACGTTATAGAGAAAAGAATGAAGCGAATTCCCACCGCTCTCCAAAAATGGAAGATGTGGGACGAGCGAGGAAGAGGATTAGCGTGGCGGGACAAAAAATCCGCATTAGGCTCAAGGCCTATGACCACGAGGCGATTGATG
Proteins encoded:
- a CDS encoding acetyl-CoA hydrolase/transferase family protein; translated protein: MSERIASAEFRSKVMSAEEAAQFVNNGDTVGMSGFTGAAYPKALPTAIANRAKEAHSKGDEYAINLLTGASTAPDCDGVLAEADAINYRMPYQSDPEMRNKINAGAMKYQDIHLSHSGLQVEQGFFGHLDVAIVEVCRITEDGHLVPSSGVGNNVEYLESAHKIIIEVNSWQSLELEGMADIYRVPHLPNRTPIPINNVNDRIGETFIRIDTNKVVAVVETDSPDRNSPFKPFDETSKQIAGNFLDFLEGEVRAGRLTYDGYIMQSGVGNVPNAVMAGLLDSKFENIKAYTEVVQDGMLDLIDAGKMTQASATSFALSPEYAEKMNREASTYRKSLVLRPLQISNSPEVIRRMGLIASNGMIEADIYGNVNSTHVAGTRIMNGIGGSGDFTRNAFVSSFISPSVAKGDAISAVVPFASHIDHTEHDAMVVITEYGYADLRGLAPRERAPKMISIAHPDYRPLLEEYFERAQQNKHQHTPHNLRDALSFHINLDETGSMKGNA